GACTTCATCGGCTGGTACAACGCGCGCACCCGGCGCATGACGGGGGTGTCGCTGCACAACCCCGAGCACCTCTACCTGGCCTACCACGAGGGCCAGGGCGGCTATCGGCGAGGGTCCTACCGCAGCAAGCCCGGCGTGCGGCGCGCCGCCCGGCAGGTCGCCGCGACCGCCGGGCGCTATCGCGCGCAGCTGGCCGCCTGCGAGGCCGAGTTTCGCTGCGATCGCTTCTACCAGGTCTGGCCGTTCTGCCGAGGCTAACCGAGCGAGGGAGGCATTCGAGGCGCCGGACCGTTCGTGGCACACTGTGTCGCGGATTCGCAGGCGGGGAGCCGCCTTCGCCGTGCAGGCCGCTCGGCCGGCCACCTCGGCCGATGGTGGGTCCCGACGCTTGCGAATGACCGACACCACCAAGGACTCTGAGGTTCACCCATATGTTTCGCATCCTTGCCGGCATCGTGCTGGGGCTGGGCCTGCTCGGCGCGGGAGCCATGGCCTACATGCACAGCGGCATGTACAACGTCGCCGCCAGTGACGATCACCTGCCGCTGGTCGAGTCGGTCCTGCATTCCACCATGCACGCCTCCGTGTCCTCCCGGGCCGAGGACATCGAGGTGCCCGACCTCGACGACCCCGCGATGATCCGCCAGGGGGCCCGCGCCTACGAGGACCTCTGCACGGCCTGCCACCTCAAGCCCGGGCTCGACGGCACGGTGCTGCGGGCGGGCCTGAACCCCGTGCCCCCGCGGCTGGCCGAGCCGAACCATCGTTCGCCGGCCGAGCAATTCTGGATCATCAAGCACGGTATCAAGATGACCGGCATGCCGGCCTGGGGCGAGACCCATGACGATGCCGAGCTCTGGGAGATGGTGGCCTTCCTGCAGCGCCTGCCCGAGCTCTCCGAGCAGGACTATGCCGCCTCGATCGCGCCCGAGGCGCGACAAGGCGTGGCCGACGATGGCCATGACCACGAGCACGGCAACCTGCTGGCCATGGCGGACACCACGGGGGCCCAGGGGGAGGCCGGTGAGGGCCACCACGACGGGGCGGCGGATGACCAGGGGACCGACGACCACCACCAGGAGGCGTCGGCCGCCCCACCCGAGGACGACCATCACGGCGATGGGCATGATCACGCCCATTGAGGGTCGCGAGGCACGACGGCCCTGATGACGGAAGGGGGACGGCCCAGAGGACCGCCTGGCCTAGCCCTGCACGAGCCTCGGCTCGATGCGATAGGTGAGCCCGGCCTCCTCGAGGAGCATCGTGATCTTGTGCCCGTTGGGCGTGGTCCAGGAGTCGAGATCGCTCGCCTCGGCTCCTCGTTATCCTTTCAGCATGGCGATCAGCCGCTCGGCCACCGGTGCGGAGGAGGGCGGGTTCTGCCCGGTGAGTAACTGCCCGTCCTGGCGAGTGTAGGGGGTGAAGTCCTCGGCCTTGGAGTACCTGCCGCCCCGGGCGATCAGGGCGTCTTCTACCAACTGCGGGACGACCTCGGTCAGGCCGACCGCCGCTTCCTCGCCGTTGGTGAAGCCGGTGACCTCGCGTCCCTCGACGATGGGCCTGCCCGAGGCGTCCCTGGCGTTCAGCAGCACGATGGGCGCGTGGCAGACCGCCGAGACCGGCTTGCCCTGGGTCCAGAAGGCCTCGATCAGGCGGATCGAGTCGCGGTCGTCGACCAGGTCCCAGAGCGGACCGTGACCGCCGGGGTAGAAGACCGCATCGAAGTCGTCGGCGTTCATCTCGGCGAGTCGATGGGTGGTGGCGAGCCGGGCCTGGGCCTCCGGGTCCTGCTTGAAGCGCCGCGTCGCCTCGGTCTGGCTGTCCTCGGCGTCGCTCTTGGGATCCAGCGGGGGTTGTCCGCCCTGGGGGGAGGCCAGGGTAATCTCGGCACCGGCATCCTTCAGGGCATAGTAGGGGGCCGCGAATTCTTCCAGCCAGAAGCCGGTCTTCTCGCCGGTGTCGCCGAGACGGTCGTGCGAGGTCAATACGATCAGGATCCGCTTGTTCATCGGTCTTTTCCTCCTTGGCCGGGGCGTCGAAGTCACGTGGCCCCGGAAAAGCGGGTTGGTTCCGGTGATCTGGCACCGGGCGAGTCGAGTGGTTCCCATCCGACTGCGGGCCTGGTTGCGCGAGCGGATCCGGGCGCCGCTGTCGCCCGACGGCGAGTGACCCTGGAAGGCCTCAGGTGCTCTCGCCGACCAGCAGCTCGAAGCCGACATCCAACTGGCGGCGGGTGACCCGCTTGCCATCCAGCCGCCGCAGGATCTGTTCGGCGGCCTGGCGTCCCATGGTCTCGCGGGGGGACCGGATCGTCGTCAGGCGTGGCGTGAGGTGCTGGCCCAGGGCCAGGCCGTTGAATCCGGCGATGGCGATCTCGT
The Halomonas sp. M4R1S46 DNA segment above includes these coding regions:
- a CDS encoding c-type cytochrome, whose product is MFRILAGIVLGLGLLGAGAMAYMHSGMYNVAASDDHLPLVESVLHSTMHASVSSRAEDIEVPDLDDPAMIRQGARAYEDLCTACHLKPGLDGTVLRAGLNPVPPRLAEPNHRSPAEQFWIIKHGIKMTGMPAWGETHDDAELWEMVAFLQRLPELSEQDYAASIAPEARQGVADDGHDHEHGNLLAMADTTGAQGEAGEGHHDGAADDQGTDDHHQEASAAPPEDDHHGDGHDHAH
- a CDS encoding type 1 glutamine amidotransferase domain-containing protein, which codes for MNKRILIVLTSHDRLGDTGEKTGFWLEEFAAPYYALKDAGAEITLASPQGGQPPLDPKSDAEDSQTEATRRFKQDPEAQARLATTHRLAEMNADDFDAVFYPGGHGPLWDLVDDRDSIRLIEAFWTQGKPVSAVCHAPIVLLNARDASGRPIVEGREVTGFTNGEEAAVGLTEVVPQLVEDALIARGGRYSKAEDFTPYTRQDGQLLTGQNPPSSAPVAERLIAMLKG